The DNA segment TCTCGGCCGCCCGGTCGTCGGGCCAGTTGAGCAGGACGTTGGACAGCAGATACACATCGCCGTCGGCGGGCAGCGGATCGAAGAAGCTGCCGACCACCGCACGGCAGCGCTCCTGGAGACCGGCGGCCGCGAAGTCCCGCTCGGCCGCCGCCGCGGGCCCCTCCAGGTCGACCAGGGTGCCCCGGGCGCCCGGGGTCGCGTCGACGACCGCCGCGAGCAGATCGCCGCTGCCGCCGCCCACGTCGACGACATGCCGTACGGCCTGCCAGTCGCCCTGAGCCAGCAGCTCGGGAACGACCCAGCGCATGCTCGCCGCCATCCGCCGGGCGAAGGCCTCCGCGAGCGCGCCGTCCGACTCGACGTCCGTCCAGAACTCCTGCCCGTAGAGAGCGGAGTAGACGGGTGCGCCGGAGCGCACGGCGTCGAGCAGACGGAACGCCGCGGCCTCGCCCCGGCCGGTCGGGCCGTCCAGGCGGAGCCAGTCACGGCCCGACTCCGGGACGTCGTGGCGCAGCAGGGCGCCGAGCTCGGTCGGCTCGTAGCCTCCTTCGGGGAGCGTGCGGTAGATCCCGGCGTTCACCAGGTGGCCGAGGAGACGGCCCAGAGCGGTCGCGTCCACCTCCGCGGCACGGGCCAGCGTCTGGACCGTGACCGCTCCGGCGGCCATGTGGTCCGACAGCGCGAGGGTGGCGGCCACTCTGATGGCCATGGGGGTGATCAGGTCGCTCTTCTCCAATAACTCCTGCGACCAGGGGGGATTGCTCACTTCGTCCTCTCACGTGCACAAGCTGTGTGGGGGGT comes from the Streptomyces sp. NBC_00443 genome and includes:
- a CDS encoding methyltransferase is translated as MAIRVAATLALSDHMAAGAVTVQTLARAAEVDATALGRLLGHLVNAGIYRTLPEGGYEPTELGALLRHDVPESGRDWLRLDGPTGRGEAAAFRLLDAVRSGAPVYSALYGQEFWTDVESDGALAEAFARRMAASMRWVVPELLAQGDWQAVRHVVDVGGGSGDLLAAVVDATPGARGTLVDLEGPAAAAERDFAAAGLQERCRAVVGSFFDPLPADGDVYLLSNVLLNWPDDRAAEILRRCAEAVRPGGRVMVLEGLLDVQTDQTDLDLRMLVYLGGRMRTTEQLRELAAEAGLSLRRVVGLGPVRSLVELTPA